Sequence from the Nocardia cyriacigeorgica GUH-2 genome:
AGCCGGTCGACGGTATTGGTGACGCTGGTCGGATGCACCTGCAAGCGGGCGCTGGCCTTGGCCATCGGCAGCGCCCCGGTCTTGCTGAAACTGAGCAGCATGAGCAGCTCGTACCGGGAGAAGGTCAACCCGGTGGGTTTCAACGCCTCGTCCACCCGCGACATCACGATCTGCTGCGCCCGCACCAGCGACGTCACCGCGGCCATGCCGTCGGCCACCGCGCCCCAGCCGTGGCCCACCCATTGCCGGTGGGCCTCCTGGATCGGGTCGAGCGGAAGCGGACGTGACCTGGACATGGACCCGATCATTCCATGTGCCCGCCGCCGGGCCGTCGACCCGCGACCCGCGCCTTGCAATCACGCTGATCGCAACCCTGGGCGCGCCGGTCCCGCCTCGGCACTATCTACAGGTGAGGCGGGCGTGGCTGAGTGGTTCAGGCAACGGTCTGCAAAGCCGTTCACGCGGGTTCGATTCCCGCCGCTCGCTCCAGGCCCGGGTGCGTCGCCCGGCGTCTCGTCCGGTTCCGTCACCGCCGGGCGAGGCGCCGGACGGCGTCAGCGCAGGCCCGAGAAATCACGCGCTACAACGTGATTGCGGTCGGCGAAGGTGCCGAGTGTGTAGTCGGGGAACAGGCCGAAATATTCGCCGCGGGTCATGGTGCTCCAGCGGCGGGCGTGCTCGGTGCGGGTCTTGTAGAAGTTCAGCATGTACCCGCCCTCGTAGATCCGCACCAGGCTGTAGCCGCCCGGATACTCCTTCACCGCCGCCACCTCGAGGAATTCGACCGCGCAGGCCGCGTCCGGGCGGGTGCGCCGGTTGCGGTGGGTATGGCCGCTGTGGTGCAGGAACACTCCCGGCGCGCGCTCGTACAGCGCTTGCAGTTCGGCGCTGTCACGCCGGTTCAGTACGAACCCGGGGCCCGCGGTGTTGGTGAGCCCCGATTCCACGGTGACGGGGTGATGGCCGAACACCAGCGTCGGACGGTCGGGGTCCGCGCGCAGGATCTCGCGCACGTGGTCCAGTTGCGGGCGTTCGATCGTGCCGCCGGAACCGTCGAGTTCGCTGGTCTCGAGGCCGAGCAGGCGCAGTCCGCCGAGATCCTGCTCCACCAGCTGCTGCCGGGGGCCGAATTCCTGTGCCCAGCAATCGAAATGGGTCCCGCTGCCGGGCACCGCCGGGCACGCCCGATAATCGTCGCCGACGTGCGGGCGATCGTGATTGCCGCGCACCGCGAGATAGTCGGCGCCCGCTGTGCCCCATGCGTCGAGGTGCGCCCGCACCCCATGGGTCTCGGCGGGGGTGGCCTCGCTGGTGAGATCTCCGGCCAGCAGCAGCATCCCGGCATCGCGGTCGGGGCGGCGCAGATCGTCGAGCAGCGCCGTCAGCATGACCTCCGGATACGGCGGCAACCCCGGCTCCTGCCGGAAACCGGGCGGCAGATCGCCGACGACGAGCCCGCTGACCTCCTCGCCGTAGTGCACGTCATTGGCCAGCGCCACCGTGCGCAGCAGCCGGCCCGGGGGCGGGACCAGCGTGCTGAATTCGCCCAGCAGCTCGGGACTGTCGGGTAGATGCGTGATCAGATGCGGTGCGGGGACCGCCCGCACACCCTGCGACCAGGCTTCGAATCGGTAGCGCCGGCCCGGCTCCAGGCCGTCGACCTGCGCGTAGTGAAACGGTGTCCGGGTCTGGGCGGCCCACACCGGGACCGGTGCGCGCGGACTGTCGGCGGGAATCAGCCGGACCTCGCCGTCGGTGGCCACCGGCACCAGCCGCCCGGCCGCGTCCGGTGCGCGCGTGGTCCAGGTCAGGATGGCCGACCGATCGGTGACGGTGACGACCTCG
This genomic interval carries:
- a CDS encoding MarR family winged helix-turn-helix transcriptional regulator — protein: MSRSRPLPLDPIQEAHRQWVGHGWGAVADGMAAVTSLVRAQQIVMSRVDEALKPTGLTFSRYELLMLLSFSKTGALPMAKASARLQVHPTSVTNTVDRLEAAGLVVRVPHPSDRRATLIEITDAGREVVAKATERLNREVFARTGLPPDRLRTLLQILAEFRHTAGDFDTGDEPARWNATDS
- a CDS encoding metallophosphoesterase; the protein is MSCCGPSRRRVLGALGLAALLPVMGAVWPGSVAAQPNPILAGDLEVVTVTDRSAILTWTTRAPDAAGRLVPVATDGEVRLIPADSPRAPVPVWAAQTRTPFHYAQVDGLEPGRRYRFEAWSQGVRAVPAPHLITHLPDSPELLGEFSTLVPPPGRLLRTVALANDVHYGEEVSGLVVGDLPPGFRQEPGLPPYPEVMLTALLDDLRRPDRDAGMLLLAGDLTSEATPAETHGVRAHLDAWGTAGADYLAVRGNHDRPHVGDDYRACPAVPGSGTHFDCWAQEFGPRQQLVEQDLGGLRLLGLETSELDGSGGTIERPQLDHVREILRADPDRPTLVFGHHPVTVESGLTNTAGPGFVLNRRDSAELQALYERAPGVFLHHSGHTHRNRRTRPDAACAVEFLEVAAVKEYPGGYSLVRIYEGGYMLNFYKTRTEHARRWSTMTRGEYFGLFPDYTLGTFADRNHVVARDFSGLR